In the genome of Methanosarcinales archaeon, the window AGGGATAATGGGTCTGGCAGGAGTTATAATCGGCTGTGCAATTGGATATGTCGCATCACTGGCAATTGCATCAATTACCATACCCGTACCTCCCGAGATATATTTCGGGATGGACCACCTGCCAATAGTAATAGAGTTAGATAACTTCATCATTGCCAGTATCTTTGCCATGGTCATTAATATCATAGCCGGCGTATTCCCGGCCCGGCGAGCTTCAAAAATGGATCCCGTGGAGGCGATTTATAGTGTCTGATAATAAAATAATTGAAATAAAGGACCTGACCAAGATATACGGCGATGGTGTGGAGATAAGGGCTCTTGATGGAGTGAACCTGGATATTGAACGTGGAGAGTTTATAGCGATTGTGGGCCCATCAGGTTCAGGTAAAAGTACACTCCTAAACCAGATAGGGATCCTTGATACGCCAACCAGCGGCACCATCCTGTTAGATGGAATAGATGTCACGAAAATGTCTGATAAGCAGCGTTCTACTACCCGTAACCAGCAACTGGGTTTTATCTTCCAGTATCATCACCTTCTGCCAGATTTCAATGCACTTGAAAATGTGATGATGCCGTTATTGATCAATGGTATCAAACATTCTAAGGCAAAGGAATCAGCACGTATCATGCTGGAGGAAGTGGGACTGGCCGACCGGATGGATCACAGGATGACCCAGTTATCCGGAGGCCAGAACCAGAGGGTCGCTATTGCCAGAGCGCTGGTTAACAATCCCAGTATTGTGATAGGGGATGAGCCTACTGGTAACCTTGATACTAAAGCCAGCGATAACATATATGAACTGCTGCGTAGATTGAACCGCGAGCATAACCAGACCTTTATTCTAGTTACCCACGACGAACGTATGGCTGCCAAGACCGACCGCATCATTCGACTTGTAGACGGCCGTGTTGCTGAAGATTCAGGTCGCGCTTAACCTAATAGCTTAAGGATGGTCTCGCCGAACTTCCGGGCCGCTTCAGGACCGTTGCCAGTAACTATTTTTCCATCTACCGAAACTGATTCGTGAGTGAGATGCCCACCTCTTTGCGTGATATAATCTTCTGATGAAGGAAAAGTAGTAACATTTTTTTCTTTTAGGATACCAGATTCAGCCAGGATCATTGGTGCAATGCAGATAGCAGCAGTCACCTTATTCTGATTATATGCTTCTATTACCAGATTATGAAGCTTCGGGTTCTGGTGTAGTCCATAATCTTCAACCCCACTGCCCCCTACAAATACCACAGCATCAAAATCATCAGCTTTAACATCTGAGATATTAGTCTCCACATTAACCTTTGCCCCTAATTTTCCAGTAGCTATACCGGTTCTGGTAGATGCTACAGTTACATCGACACCTGCATCTTCAAATATCTTTTTTGGAACCAGAAATTCTTCGTCCCTGAATCTGTTTGGGGCGATTACCATTAATATTGATTTTTCCATTTTGAATCCTCCTGAAAGAAAATATTGTGGAAATACGATAAAGAGATTTATGATTTAAGTTATAATTCACAGGTTTGATATATTGATTACGTTTTAATCCAATAAAGTTAAAGATTATTCACACATCTCAGGAAATGATAGTATGAAATTAACCGATAAACATATACTAGTTACAGGCGGTGCGGGTTTCATCGGCAGCCATGTAATAGATAATCTTATCCAGCACAATAAGGTCACAGTATTTGATAACCTGAGTTCCGGGAGGATGGAATTCATCCAGCATCATATTGGTGATGATAACTTCTCATTTATCGAAGGAGACTTACTGGAACCTGATTTGATCCAATCATCATTAGAAGATATCGATATGGTATTTCACCTCGCCGCCAACCCTGATGTGAAACTGGGGGCAGAAGATACTTATGTCCATTTTGAGCAGAACATACTTGCCACTTATAACCTGCTGGAGGCCATGAGAAAAAGTGGGACCGGAAAGGTTGCATTTACTTCCACTTCCACTGTTTATGGAGAAGCCAGGGTGATCCCCACACCCGAGGATTACGGGCCAATGGTTCCCATATCATTGTACGGCTCATCCAAAATGGCCTGCGAGGCATTGATTTCCTCGTATTGTCATACCTTCGACATGTTCGCCTGGATCTACCGATTTGCCAACATTGTGGGAGAAAGGGGTACCCATGGCGTACTTGTGGATTTCATAAATAAATTAAGGGTAGACCCTTTTACACTCGAGATTTTGGGCTCTGGCAAGCAGAATAAATCATACCTGGATGTAGTGGACTGCGTGGATGCAATGGTATTTTGTGTGGAGCATGCTGATGAAATGGTAAATATTTTCAATATCGGATCTGAGGATTCCATTGACGTGGTAGGTATTGCAGATATTGTGACCGAAAAGATGGGGTATATTGATGTGGAATACCGGTTCACCGGGGGTGTGGATGGCGGTGCAGGCTGGAAAGGTGATGTAAAGCTCATGCTACTCTCTATTGAAAAATTGAAAAATCTTGGCTGGAAGCTTCCCCATAATTCACACCAGAGTATTGAGATGGCAGTATCATCACTACTGAAAGAATAATGGAGGTCTGAATATCAGACGCACAAAGATCATTTGTACAATCGGACCTGCCAGTAATAGCGACTCCAAACTTAACAGCCTGATCAAAGCTGGTATGGATGTGGCCCGCTTGAACTTCTCTCACGGTTCACATGAAGAACATATTGATAATATACGCAGGATAAGGGAGATTTCAGCCAACCTTGACAGACATACGGCCATACTGCAGGATCTAAGCGGCCCCAAGGTACGTGTAGGAGTATTTCCAGATGGTGCAGTCAGTCTTGAGAGGGGAGCTGAATTCATATTAACAGTGAGAGATGTACCAGGGAACGAGCACATGGCATCGGTCAGTTACCAGGACCTACCCGGTGCAGTGAAGCAAAATGATACCATTCTGTTATCTGACGGGCTTATCCAGCTCAAGGTTATTGATTCAGATGCAAGTGAGATCAATTGCAAGGTGGAAGTAGGAGGACAGCTATCGTCCCACAAGGGAATTAACCTGCCTGCCGGGTCTATAAAGATACCTTCCATGACACCCAAAGATAGAAATGACGTTGAAGCAGGCATCAAGGAAGGAGTGGATTTCATAGCCCTATCCTTTGTAAGGGAAGCTAAGGATGTAACCAAATTAGAAAACATCATCAATAACAAGGGTGCTGATATCCCGATCATAGCTAAGATAGAGAAACATGAAGCTGTTGAAAATATTGATGAGATAATTGATGTGGCTGATGGGATAATGGTAGCAAGAGGTGATCTTGGTGTAGAGATCCCAGTGGAGAATGTACCTCCCATTCAGAAGATGCTGGTGCGTAAATGCAACCAGGCCGGTAAGCCTGTTATAACCGCCACTCAGATGTTACGAAGCATGGTCGATAATCCCAGACCTACCAGGGCAGAGGCTGCGGATGTTGCCAATGCTGTGCTGGACGGAACAGATGCAGTAATGCTTTCTGAAGAAACAGCTGTGGGCAGTTTCCCTGTAGAAACTGTAAAAATGATGTCAAGGATCACGGCTAGAATCGAAAATTCTGATGATTTTAACAGGACCATGTCCATTCGCGAACTTCCTGAAGGCCATTCCATAGCAGAAGCAATCGGTCATTCGGCCATCCAGATCGCTCAACAGATCGGTGCCGATGCAATTATTACGCCTACCGGTCATGGAAAAACTGCTATGACAGTATCCAGGTACAGACCCCTTATACCCATTCTTGGTCTAAGTTCTGATCATACCATACTCAGAAGGCTCTCTCTTATCTGGGGTATAAAGCCAGTGAAGGTTGATTATTCTGACGACATGAATGTAATCACAGAAATTGTAAAAAATGTGGCTGTTGAGAATGGTTTCAAACAGGGTGATAAGCTGGTGATCACTGCCAGTGTGCCGGCTGGAGGCCAGACCAACATGATTAAAGTGCTGGTGATACAAGATGAATGACAGGATCCGGGGATATGCCGGAAAATTTCCAAAGATGAGTGACCCGATCTATATCGATCCACTTGCTACTGTGATCGGGGATGTGGAACTGGGAGACCATGTAAGCATATGGCCAAATGCAGTGATCAGGGGTGACTCCCTTATCATTCACATAGGTTCATGGTCAAATATCCAGGATAACTGTATGGTGCACGCCGGACCGCATACTATTACTGAGATTGGAGAATATTGCGTAGTGGGTCATGGGGCTATCCTTCATGGTTGCAGTATCGGAAATAATTGCATGGTGGGAATGGGATCAATTGTAATGAACATGTCAAATATTGGAGATAATTGCATAATCGGTGCCGGGACATTGATAACTGAAGGTAAAACATTCCCGTCCGGAAGCTTGATCATAGGCAGTCCCGGAAAAGTAGTAAGGGAATTAACGGTTGAAGAGATCTCAGGTATCCGGCAAGCTGCTGAGAATTATTGGAATACGGCTCTTGGATTTATGCAGGATAAATAGTATAAGAGTATAAGGGAATTTGAAATCCTGGAATTTAGAATTTTCCATTGATAAGATAATTCATTATCCGGTGACCATTCACAATCCCCAATGAACCGTTTTCTACAGAGAATTCATTATATTCGGTCACTTCATCCTTAGCATCATTACTTGATAATACGACAAAGGGTACTGGATCATGTGTATGGGTCCTGAGCTCGATCGGGGTTCGATGATCCGGCAATATGAGAACCTTATAATCATCAAAAGCTGACAGCCCCTTCAGAATAGGTCCTACTATTTTGTGGTCGAAATCTTCAATAGCTTTGATCTTTGCTTCAATATCGCCGATGTGAGCCGCCTCGTCAGCGGCCTCAACATGTACGTATACAAAATCATCTGATCTCAATGCCTGAATTGCAGCTTTGGCTTTGCCTTGATAATTGGTATCCAGATACCCGGTTGCACCAGGTACATCGATCACTTCCAGCCCTGCATACACACCCAGACCTTTCAACAGATCCACTGCTGATATCATGCCACCTGTTAAACCATACATTTCTTTGAGTGTAGGCATAGTGGGTGCTCTGCCCTGTGCCCAGGGCCATATCATATTGCCTGTATTTTTTCCCTTTTTGACACGTATTTTATTAATGTCACTGCTCTCCAGAATTGGCCTGGAATCGTTAATTATTTGAATCAGCAATTCCGAACCCTTGCCGATTGGCAGGAAATCCTTGACTTTCCCACCCACCTGGTCATGGGGTGGGGTGCACTGCACATCCTGGCATTGGCTGTTGGACAGCACAAGGAGGTGACGGTAGCTGATACCTGGATGGAACTTGACCGTGCCGCTGCCCAGTTTTTCATCCACCAATTTGATCAATTCTCCAGCTTCTTGTGTGGTGATATGGCCAGCGCTGTAATCTGCGATTATCCCGTCCTGTTCGGTTATGAGATTGCACCTGAAAGCGATATCATCAGGTCCTAGCTGCACTCCTATGCTTGCTGCTTCCAGGGGACCCCTGCCTGAGTAGTACTTTTTAGGGTCATATCCCAGGATAGATAGATTTGCCACGTCTGATCCGGGAGGCATGTCCGGGGGGATTGTCATTGCCAGTCCGCACTGTCCATTGGAAGCAGCATGATCCATATTGGGTGTATCTGCTGCCTGCAAGGGGGTCAGACCGTTTAATTCTTCCAGTGGATAGTCTGCCATGCCGTCGCCAAGGAGTACTACGTATTTCATTTAAGGTTCACCTGGGGGTAAGACGATTACATGGGATATAAAATATTATATTAGGATACTACAACACTATTGGGCTCTTCTGGAATCATTTAAGTAGTTTAGAATTTAATTTATATCTTCTATGGCAATGTCTAAGAAAGATATGGGAAGGAAGGCCTCTAAGAAAAAAGATGAATTGGCAGAACTTGAAAAAATGGCTGCTACCGGAAGCGGTGATGCAAAGAAGAAACTTGCCAAGGCGAAAAAAAAGATGAAATGATCCTTTGAGGATCGTGAAGATTTTTTTGATGCGGGGTTATAGCTAAAGTTCATTATTTAGTTGATTATTAATTATTTTCTCTTCTTTGTAGTCGTTTCAGTTTGTGTATTCATTGTTCCAGGTGCCAATGACATTTGTGATATACCTTCAGAGGTTGACAATAACTCATAAATTCCTTGTGTAGGTGCAATCCATACTGAACCGGTGCCAGAGAATGTCTGTAATAACCCTTCGCCAGAAACGGATGTTGCAACCCAGGACTTGCTGCTTTTCTCTGCTTTAAATTCGATCCCTTCAGATCTCAATAATGTGAAATTTCCATCAACGCTTAATTTTTCATTATTGAGTTCCATTTTCTGTATCTCAGTAACTGGAACTGGAGAATATAATACTGCAATACCTTCCCCGCTAATCTTTGTTTGAAATAGTCCTTCTCCTCCAAATAATGCAGAGGAAATATTCTTTTGCATTCCTGAACTTATATCCAAACCAGATGTTCCAGCATAGAAGAGCCCTCTGTCCACAATGATAGCTTTATCGTCTTTTTTAACATGGTAGAGAAAAAAGTGACCAAAAGAAGGCTCTAAATATATCTCACCGGCTCCGTGTATTTCATTAACAAAGAATGTCTCACCAGATAGCATTTTTCGTGATAATCCTTTCATAATTCCACCACCTGAACTCGCCTTCATTTTGAGATTTCCTTTCATAAAGTACAAAGCTCCAGGTTCGAGCCGGGCATAAGAATTGTTTAATGTAATTCGTATCATTTTGAGTCGCATTCCACTTTGCGAAGCATAGAACAGGTTGTGTGCGACGCGCAAATCTGCAGAACCTGCAAGTTGTGGAAATTGTAGCACTTCAACAATTGTTCCGTCATCGGTTGATACATAGTCAATAACTTCATACATTTCATTACTCATTGTTATTCTCCTTTTGTTTTTGTACAGTGATGTACCCTGGACTAACTAAGTGCGCTCTGGATTGTCCATGGTCCGACTTTGTCATTATGGGGCGAATGATGTACCTGGGAATATATCATCACATCTAAATGTTAGTTTGTTTTTGGTCGCATCTTACTGTCATTGCCAGAATTATAATGAGGGATAATCTAATTCTAACAAGGTTAGTATTATGTTGTTTGAAGGAAAACTTGCCGAAGCAACATTAAGAAGACTATAAGCTGCGCTTCAGTCTAAAAGGAGTTGACAGCACATCAGTTTAGAAAGGCGAAGCTGTGAGATGCTTTGAATAAAGAGGACAGGTTGGAAGAAAGTGATCAATATAAAAGAACATGATGCCACAGATGATGAGATTGAGTAATAACATTTATCAATGTAGGTCACCATAAATTAATGCACATGATCATTATTAATATGTATATCAAATGTTATGCAGAATGAAGATGATAGATCACAGGAAGAACTCCTCCTTGAAATTGAGAAACTTCGCACACAATTAGCAGAAACTGAAGAGCGCGGCCAGCTGCACTATGAGGCTTTACTCGCGCAGGAACAGGTAACCACCATCCTCGAGATCATCACTGATGCATTCCTCATGTTCGACAACATGTGGAAAGTAATCCACATGAATCAAAAGGCAGAGCAACTCCTGCGTATAAATCGCGATGATCTCGTCGGCAAGGTATACTGGAATGTGTTCCCTGATACTGTGGATACGATCGGCTACAGGGAACTTCACAGGGCTATGGCTGAAAAGGTCGAGGTCAGTTATGAGCAGTTCTACCCGCCACTCAATATGTGGTTCGAGGCACGGGGTTATCCTTCCAAGAATGGTGTATATTTTTTCTTCATGGATATTACCGAGCGCAAGCAGATGGAAGATACGCTGCGCAAAGCACACGATGAATTGGAAATGCGGGTTCAGGAGCGCAAGCTGGCAGAACAGGAAATACAATATCTTCAGCGCTACAATCGGGGATTAATTGAGGTAAGCCTTGATCCTATGGTAACTTTCGATCAGCAGGGAATCATCATGGATGTGAACGAGGCCAAAATTCGAGCTACTGGCAGAACTCGGGAGGAATTGATAGGAACACTGTTTGCTGATTATTTCACAGATTCCGAAAAAGCATACAAAGGAGTAATGTTG includes:
- a CDS encoding ABC transporter ATP-binding protein — encoded protein: MSDNKIIEIKDLTKIYGDGVEIRALDGVNLDIERGEFIAIVGPSGSGKSTLLNQIGILDTPTSGTILLDGIDVTKMSDKQRSTTRNQQLGFIFQYHHLLPDFNALENVMMPLLINGIKHSKAKESARIMLEEVGLADRMDHRMTQLSGGQNQRVAIARALVNNPSIVIGDEPTGNLDTKASDNIYELLRRLNREHNQTFILVTHDERMAAKTDRIIRLVDGRVAEDSGRA
- a CDS encoding DJ-1/PfpI family protein, with product MEKSILMVIAPNRFRDEEFLVPKKIFEDAGVDVTVASTRTGIATGKLGAKVNVETNISDVKADDFDAVVFVGGSGVEDYGLHQNPKLHNLVIEAYNQNKVTAAICIAPMILAESGILKEKNVTTFPSSEDYITQRGGHLTHESVSVDGKIVTGNGPEAARKFGETILKLLG
- a CDS encoding NAD-dependent epimerase/dehydratase family protein, which translates into the protein MKLTDKHILVTGGAGFIGSHVIDNLIQHNKVTVFDNLSSGRMEFIQHHIGDDNFSFIEGDLLEPDLIQSSLEDIDMVFHLAANPDVKLGAEDTYVHFEQNILATYNLLEAMRKSGTGKVAFTSTSTVYGEARVIPTPEDYGPMVPISLYGSSKMACEALISSYCHTFDMFAWIYRFANIVGERGTHGVLVDFINKLRVDPFTLEILGSGKQNKSYLDVVDCVDAMVFCVEHADEMVNIFNIGSEDSIDVVGIADIVTEKMGYIDVEYRFTGGVDGGAGWKGDVKLMLLSIEKLKNLGWKLPHNSHQSIEMAVSSLLKE
- the pyk gene encoding pyruvate kinase yields the protein MNIRRTKIICTIGPASNSDSKLNSLIKAGMDVARLNFSHGSHEEHIDNIRRIREISANLDRHTAILQDLSGPKVRVGVFPDGAVSLERGAEFILTVRDVPGNEHMASVSYQDLPGAVKQNDTILLSDGLIQLKVIDSDASEINCKVEVGGQLSSHKGINLPAGSIKIPSMTPKDRNDVEAGIKEGVDFIALSFVREAKDVTKLENIINNKGADIPIIAKIEKHEAVENIDEIIDVADGIMVARGDLGVEIPVENVPPIQKMLVRKCNQAGKPVITATQMLRSMVDNPRPTRAEAADVANAVLDGTDAVMLSEETAVGSFPVETVKMMSRITARIENSDDFNRTMSIRELPEGHSIAEAIGHSAIQIAQQIGADAIITPTGHGKTAMTVSRYRPLIPILGLSSDHTILRRLSLIWGIKPVKVDYSDDMNVITEIVKNVAVENGFKQGDKLVITASVPAGGQTNMIKVLVIQDE
- a CDS encoding gamma carbonic anhydrase family protein, which translates into the protein MNDRIRGYAGKFPKMSDPIYIDPLATVIGDVELGDHVSIWPNAVIRGDSLIIHIGSWSNIQDNCMVHAGPHTITEIGEYCVVGHGAILHGCSIGNNCMVGMGSIVMNMSNIGDNCIIGAGTLITEGKTFPSGSLIIGSPGKVVRELTVEEISGIRQAAENYWNTALGFMQDK
- a CDS encoding cofactor-independent phosphoglycerate mutase → MKYVVLLGDGMADYPLEELNGLTPLQAADTPNMDHAASNGQCGLAMTIPPDMPPGSDVANLSILGYDPKKYYSGRGPLEAASIGVQLGPDDIAFRCNLITEQDGIIADYSAGHITTQEAGELIKLVDEKLGSGTVKFHPGISYRHLLVLSNSQCQDVQCTPPHDQVGGKVKDFLPIGKGSELLIQIINDSRPILESSDINKIRVKKGKNTGNMIWPWAQGRAPTMPTLKEMYGLTGGMISAVDLLKGLGVYAGLEVIDVPGATGYLDTNYQGKAKAAIQALRSDDFVYVHVEAADEAAHIGDIEAKIKAIEDFDHKIVGPILKGLSAFDDYKVLILPDHRTPIELRTHTHDPVPFVVLSSNDAKDEVTEYNEFSVENGSLGIVNGHRIMNYLINGKF
- a CDS encoding AIM24 family protein, coding for MSNEMYEVIDYVSTDDGTIVEVLQFPQLAGSADLRVAHNLFYASQSGMRLKMIRITLNNSYARLEPGALYFMKGNLKMKASSGGGIMKGLSRKMLSGETFFVNEIHGAGEIYLEPSFGHFFLYHVKKDDKAIIVDRGLFYAGTSGLDISSGMQKNISSALFGGEGLFQTKISGEGIAVLYSPVPVTEIQKMELNNEKLSVDGNFTLLRSEGIEFKAEKSSKSWVATSVSGEGLLQTFSGTGSVWIAPTQGIYELLSTSEGISQMSLAPGTMNTQTETTTKKRK